A stretch of DNA from Desulfosarcina ovata subsp. ovata:
CCGTGTCAAAGGTCGACAGGGCAAATATGGGAATCCCGGCATCGGATAACGGTTGCGCAATTTTCACGAGAATTCCCGTCAGTGCAAAATCGAGCGGGCCATCGATCGCCAGAGCACGCCATCCACGCTCGGCCCGGACATCTTCGGGAACGTCTGCCGCCTGACAAACGATCGAGGTTTCTTCCGTCGTCCACACGATGGCGTGCAGGGTTCCGGACAATGCCCAGGCAGGGACAGCGCGTTTTGCCGGCAGTCGGCAAACCGCCAGGTGGTCGGGAAGCAACTTGAGGTTCAAAGTCATCGGCGCCTCAATGATCACGGGGTTTGTCCCATCCAGCGACCGAAAAATGGACACTTGATCAGGTAAATGGATCGTCGCTGCCAACATATGCCAGTATGGTACGGGCGTGTCAAGATCGCCGACGGACCGGTCACCATCAGACAAGCTGGGGATGCCTGCCTTGAAAATCTTTACCTAATCTTTATCTTACCTTTACCCATCCCTTAAACGGGAGTCTTATTGTTTGTCCATGAGAGCCAATCAACGGACAGACGTAATGGAGGTGTGTAATGAAAAGAACAATCATCGCCGTCCTGGCACTGGCTGCCGTGTTTATCGCGCGAAATGGCGAAATGGCGAAATGGGGTAATGGCGAAATGGGGTCGCACCAATCTATCATACTGTAATTCATAGATTTAGGTTCCAAAACCAAGTGTTATTTGCATCAATATCGCACTTTTCGGCATCAAAATGAGCATTATAGGGATCGACTATTTCTTTCAACTCGAAGCCATCCTTGGTAGGACGAACACGTCGGCCAACTGAAAGAGCTTGCATTTTCCTTTTTACATCAGCCAAAAAGACTTTTTCACCAACTGCAATGGACTGCGTCCACTTACTGTCATGTCAACGATCTTCCCCAAAAACCCCCTACGCTTTTTCCGCTGGTTGAATTCTTGCCCAACTCGACCGGCAATGAGCTGCATCGACTTGGGTATAATCCCCTGGGATTTATCGTCATAAACCAGCAAATGGATTGGATGTCACTACATAATTCAGAATGACCAGACCGTATCGTTTTTTCGCCTCAAAAAGCCACTGCAACCAACATTATCAAAGAGCGATTCTGAATTTCAGATTATTTTGGACAGCAGTGATCTACGATTAAAACTATATCAGTACCTTCGAAACTATCTTCTTGATTTATTAAAAAGCCACTCACCACCATTTCTACTGAATCTGTTGTTACTGAATCCTGTACTATTTGCCTATCAAACTTAACCATGAGATCCAAAACGCCATTATTGTTATAGTCTCCTACCTCTGAGGGCCTTAGTTCAACCGGGATTGAGATATCTTCAATATTTAAAAATATGGTATTAGTATCGATATCATTCACATCATAACTGGCCGGTAACTCAATATAACAAGTAATATATCGACCTTTGCTTTTTAAATTAATAGTATCTGGGTGTACATCTATAATAGCAGAAATTACCGATAAAGGTTCGATGGCTCTAACAAAGTTTGAATCTAAAATGTGGTGATACTCTCTGTTTATACCGACAGCTACTTGGACTTTATTTCCGTCGCAAGTAGCTTCTCTCCATCCCGTGATGCTATCGTATATTAACCAAGTATAATTATCGCTATATCCTATACAAACGCTGCCTGGAGGCCTTTCTGAGCAATCTCCTGAGTACGATGGTTGTTCAAAATAGTTTGTCATGCAAGCTGCTTCATCAACATAGTAGGCAGCAATAGAGTTTGAATCTAAAATATGGTGATACTCTCTGTTTATACCGACAGCTACCTGGACTATATTTCCGTCGCAAGTAGCTTCTCTCCATCCCGTGATGCTATCGTATATTAACCAAGTATAATTATCGCTATATCCTATACAAACGCTACCTGGAGGCCTTTCTGTGCAATCTCCTGAGTACGATGGTTGTTCAAAATAGTTTGTCATGCAGTCCTGGGAAGCAAAAGATACCAGAGGCACAAAAAAGGAAAACAATATTCCAACCATTAAAACTGGATTGCGAAATCGCCGTCTATCTTTTTTCATTATTCCCCCCTATAATTAAATTTTAATGAGAAATTTATTTAATATGAGCCAATTTCAAAATGTTCAATCGGGGGAAAGATCAAGACGGAGGGAATGCGGCCAACCGCAGACATACATAAGGTATTTCAAGGATTGGCCACATTACCCCAACACAGAAATTGAGTCCGAGGAAACGTTTTGAAATCTGCTCGTTAGTGTTACCCACGTATACCAACAAAATAAAGCCAAATAGTAGAAATTAAATTTCAGGTTAGAATCAAATTAGAGCTATATCAGAAATCGTAATAGACGACTGATTTGCAGTCTAATAACCCAATTTAACCTGATTAGACGACTAATTTGTCAAATAAAAATTTAGCATTTCGTAAGACAATGAAACAAGGTGAACAAACGTTCACTATGGATCGTTTTTAAATATGGAACTTTTACGGTGGTGCTGATGGAACGATGGTGGTTTTGAATATCTTCAATTCTTTACTGTGTCAATAAGCTCGAGTTTTCGAAAAATAGTGCGGGACATTATTCTCAATATGTGCGATAATATTTCTGGAGGTGTATAACATGCTGAAATAGAAGGGATAATAAGGATGAAGATTCCGTGCGCTAAGCCGCTCGCATTCCTTGTCACCGGGCTGTCCTTTTTGAAACCAGGGCTAACCAACATTCAATTTGATAACATGATACTGGTCGCAACGGCCTTGGTATTGGGTTCTGGATTCAACCTGAGCCGCATTAGTCGAATGTGGTTGGAAGAAAAGGCGGTTAGCACGCTTTCTTATTTTTTATCCGATGCAAAATTTTACATCCCCGAGTTGCAATTGCTTTATGCCAAACGCATCCAGCAAATGTACACCCTTCAACCAGGTTATTTTCTGATCGACGACACAATGAAACACCATACCAAATTCTGCAAATGGATTCACGGTGTGTTTGTTTTATTCGATCATGCCTTTGGAACGAACATGAAGGCAACCTGCCTTGTTTTTGTGTATTACAGTGATGGAAACCTTATCAAATTTCCAATCAATTTCAGAATGTTTCACAAAGAAACGGGGACGATGCCTTGGCAAAGAGGGAAAGCCCATCCATACAAAACCAAGTATGCGCTTGCCGTCGAGATACTGGAGTGGGCATTGGAAGTCGGTTTCCCCCCTTCCATGGTGTTAGCGGATTCCTGGTTTTGCACAGGGCCGTTTATCAAAGAACTTAAACGCCTTGAGCTCAGTTATATTATCGAACTCAAACCCAATTACACGGTCAGGGTCCCATGCCAGCCCCCTAAGCTCACCCCCAAAGGGCGATTGTCAAAAAATCAATATTACACGCGGTCCCTGCCCGAGGTTTATAAATCCATTTCTTACGTTGAAAAATACGGCTTTACAGCAGACCCGGCAACTGGTAAAGCTCAAAAAGTTCTTTATCACACGAAGACTAAGACGCTTCGTTTAAATTCTATAACTGGCAAGCATTGTGTTGTTGAAAGTGTTGATCCCACCACTCAAACCACGAAATATTTACTTACCGATCAACTCACTTGGGAAGCCGGTAAAATTCTCATCACTTACAGCCATAGATGGGTAATTGAAGAGTTTTTCAGGAATGCGAAGCAGCTAACCGATATGGAGGGAGCCACTATCAGGAGTGAGCAAGGCGTATCAATAACGATATGCCTGGTGTCCTGGATTGACTCCCTCCTCCATTTTGAAAACTACAAGCAAAGCACTGCTGGAAAACTGTCAAAGGGATCATTAACGATCCCCTCAATTATACGTCAATCCCAATACGAAAATTTCAAGGCAGTATTTGAGAGACTGAAGGCGGACGAAGATTTTTATCGCAAGTGGTTAGAAGTGGAAGAGAAAAATATCTTCAGGTTCCGCAAACCGAGAAAAGAAGTGGAGTTGCTCGAACGGAACCAGAATCTCAATCCCCAAGAGGCTGCATAGCAATGAAAGTGCCATAATCACAATTTGTCAAAGAACTATTTTTCGAAAACTCGAGAATAAGGTCTTTCAGAATTAAAGATTTTTAGCGAGACCGTTAGGTGGGATATGGCTCACAGAACCGTTATATCTGGATGCCGGATCAAGTCCGGCATGACGAGTCAGGTACTTTTTGGGAAACGTTTCCGATGCGGGACCGTTTTCTGAGATTACAGATCCCACCGCAGACTGGGGGTAGATTGCTTTTTACGAATTCAATGTGAAACGGCGGGTTCGAATACTATACGGTAGCGGATTTATTTAATCTTTCAGCGAGCCAAATTTTAATAATCGTTTGCCGTGGAACACCAAGACGCTTGGCTTCTTTATCTAATGACTGAATCATCCAAAGCGGAAAATCGACATTAACCCGTTTTAGCTCCTGGTTCGGCCGTCTTGCCTTTGAGAGATCCAGATGTTCTATGATACTTTTCCCCTCATCAAATTTCTTGTCTAATTCTTTAGCTTTCATAAAGTTCAATCTCCTCTGATAGGGCAATCGCAATTGGAACCGAATATGGAAAATCGTTGTCGCAGGCATGGCCAGCTCTTACGGCGAAAGCAGTAAAATAGTAATGATACGAAATATTGCAGGATGGGTCCATGGCCGCGAAAAATAGAAATCGATCCAAATGCGATTGCCCTGAAACTGGTGGTGAATTCGAATGTATCGATTGTTCGTCCAAGAACAGACAAGATTGTACGGGATGCCGGATCAAGTCCGGCATGACGAGCCAGGTATTTTTTACGAATCCGTCAAGCTTGGCACTTGCCTATCACCCGCTTTACGCATATGAAAAAAACAGATCGTGCCCATCTATAAATGACCAATTGGCCTATTTCTGGACCGACAATAGATCACCATAATAAAGGCGATATTAATGGCAATCATCCTCAGGACCCCATCCAGATTGACCGGCGCTAGCAAGCCAGCCCACCTTGCCGTTTTCATTGTTATGGCCGCGTTGATGTTTGGGTTAGCCATCCCCCTTGCAAGGCCGGCGCTGGCACAAGATCCCCAGCCACCCGAAGGAAGATCTCTTCGCGCCAACATTCTCTACCTCAATTCCTATCACGACGGGTATGCCTGGTCCGATGAAATCCTGGAGGGGCTGCGCGCGGGACTCAGCACCTACTCCGCCGTCGAGCTGCAGGTGGAGTATATGGACCTCAAACGCTACCCCAGGGCCCATATCGCCCCGCTGCTGGTGGATCTGTACACGCGCAAATTCGAGGACCGAAAATTCGACGTGGTGGTCGTGTCGGACAATTTCGCGTTCGAATTCTGGGGCAAGTATGGCGATCGCCTCTTTCCCGGGGTGCCCATGGTCTTCTGCGGCGTAAACGATGTCACCCGCGTGTCCCTCGAAGGCCGCCACATGACGGGAATCATCGAAAACTTTGATGTCGAAGCCACCTTGAACGTGGCGCTGAAACTAAACCCCAAAAAAAATCGTCTGGTGATCATCGGCAATGCCTCAATCACGGGTCGGTCCATCATGAACCAGGTGCTGTCGGTCAGGGACCGTTTTGCGGACCGGTTGACATTTGTTCCCTGCACGCTGTCTAGTCTGAAGGAGCTTGACGCCCTGATGGCCAAGGCGTCGGACAACACCCTGTTCTATTTCATTCCCTTTTATACCCAACTGGAAGGACGCTTTTACTCGGCCACGGAGCTACTTGAAATCGTCCATCGCAGCACGTCCGCGCCGATTTACACCAACTGGGGGTTTCTGCTCGGCCACGGCGCCGTGGTCGGACTGTCCGGCATGGAGGGCCAGATTCTGAAAAAGACCGTGTGGCCGTTCATGCTTTACGGTGCCGTTGTCGGTATCGTGGCCATGCTGATGAGTTTTGTCTTTTTTCCCGGCTTGTACTAACATTTAAGAACCAATCGACCGGCGGCGGGGTGACGCCCACAGGCCGCCCCCGGCCGGCCAACCATAGGAGAGACCTGCATGTTCAGTAATGCGCTGATCAAGGAATTTAAGGCCATCGTCGGTAAGCAAAACGTGCTGCAAAAAGAAGCCGACCGCCAGGCCTATGCCTATGATGCCGCCGTCCTCGACCCCGTGGTGCCCGCCATGGCCGTATGCCCGACGACCAGCGAGGAGCTGGGCAAGGTGGTCCGCCTGTGCAACGAAAACGGCATCCCCCTGACCCCACGCGGCTCCGGGACGAACCTGTCCGGCGGAACGATCCCCGAGAAAAAGGGAATTGTGCTGCTCACCAACGCCCTGAACAAGATCATCGAAATCAATGCGCAGGATCTTTACGCCGTCATCCAGCCCGGAGTGGTGACGGCCCAGTTTGCCGCCGAGGTGGCCCGGCACGGGCTCTTTTACCCACCGGACCCCGGATCGATGGCAGTATCCACGCTGGGCGGCAACGTGGCCGAAAACGCCGGTGGATTGCGCGGCCTGAAATACGGGGTGACCAAGGATTACGTGATGGGCGTCGACTTCTTCGACGTGACCGGCGAGCTGGTCAAGTCCGGTTCGCGCACGGTCAAATGCGTCACCGGCCTGAACCTGTCCGCCCTGCAGGTGGCCAGCGAAGGTATCCTGGGGGTGTTCAACGAGATTGTGCTCAAACTGGTTCCCCCGCCGGCGGCCAACAAGGCCATGATGGCGGTCTTCGACGACATCGACAAGGCCTCGGAAACCGTGGCCGCCATCATCGCGGCGCACATCGTGCCCTGTACCCTGGAGATCCTGGACAACAGCACCATCAAATATGTGGAAGATTACACCCGGGCCGGCATGCCCGTGACTGCCCAGGCGATCCTGCTGATCGAGGTGGACGGCCACCCGGCCCAGGTGGCCGAGGAAGCCGAGAAAGTCGTCAGCATCTGCAAAACAGCCGGCGCCGTGGACGTTCAGGCCGCCCGGGACGAGGCCGAGCGCAACAAACTGTGGGAGGCGCGCCGCGCGGCCCTGCCCGCCCTGGCCCGGGCCCGACCCACCACCGTGCTCGAGGACGCCACCGTGCCGCGATCCCAGATTCCGGCCATGATCCGCGCCATCAACGAAATCGCCAAGAAACACCGGCTCGAGGTGGGCACCTTCGGTCATGCCGGCGACGGCAACCTGCACCCCACGATCCTCTGCGACAAGCGCGACACCAGGGAGTTCGAGCGCGTCGAACAGGCGGTGGACGAGATTTTCGATGTGGCCCTGTCTCTCAAGGGCACCCTTTCGGGGGAGCACGGCATCGGGCTGGCCAAGGCCAAGTGGCTGGAAAAAGAGACCTCGGCGGCGACCATCGCCTATGCCAGGGCACTCAAAACGGCCGTGGACCCCAAAGGAATCCTGAACCCCGGCAAGATCATTGGAGGGTGACGATATGATTGACCTCCACAAACTCGCGGCAATGCTGCAGGAGCTCGACGACCAGATGGTCACCTGCATGAAGTGCGGCATGTGTCAGGCGGTCTGTCCGGTGTTCCGGGAAACCTTGCGCGAAGCGGACGTGACCCGCGGCAAGATTGCGCTGCTCGAAAACCTGGCCCATGAGATGGTCGCCGACGCACACGGCGTGCAGGAGAAGCTCAACAAGTGCCTGCTGTGCGGCTCCTGCCAGGCCAACTGCCCCTCCGGGGTAACGGTCATCGATATTTTCATCAA
This window harbors:
- a CDS encoding ACT domain-containing protein, encoding MSDGDRSVGDLDTPVPYWHMLAATIHLPDQVSIFRSLDGTNPVIIEAPMTLNLKLLPDHLAVCRLPAKRAVPAWALSGTLHAIVWTTEETSIVCQAADVPEDVRAERGWRALAIDGPLDFALTGILVKIAQPLSDAGIPIFALSTFDTDYVLVKDSNLKRAINALAEAGHHVQSIP
- a CDS encoding transposase codes for the protein MKIPCAKPLAFLVTGLSFLKPGLTNIQFDNMILVATALVLGSGFNLSRISRMWLEEKAVSTLSYFLSDAKFYIPELQLLYAKRIQQMYTLQPGYFLIDDTMKHHTKFCKWIHGVFVLFDHAFGTNMKATCLVFVYYSDGNLIKFPINFRMFHKETGTMPWQRGKAHPYKTKYALAVEILEWALEVGFPPSMVLADSWFCTGPFIKELKRLELSYIIELKPNYTVRVPCQPPKLTPKGRLSKNQYYTRSLPEVYKSISYVEKYGFTADPATGKAQKVLYHTKTKTLRLNSITGKHCVVESVDPTTQTTKYLLTDQLTWEAGKILITYSHRWVIEEFFRNAKQLTDMEGATIRSEQGVSITICLVSWIDSLLHFENYKQSTAGKLSKGSLTIPSIIRQSQYENFKAVFERLKADEDFYRKWLEVEEKNIFRFRKPRKEVELLERNQNLNPQEAA
- the brnA gene encoding type II toxin-antitoxin system BrnA family antitoxin, encoding MKAKELDKKFDEGKSIIEHLDLSKARRPNQELKRVNVDFPLWMIQSLDKEAKRLGVPRQTIIKIWLAERLNKSATV
- a CDS encoding ABC transporter substrate-binding protein — its product is MAIILRTPSRLTGASKPAHLAVFIVMAALMFGLAIPLARPALAQDPQPPEGRSLRANILYLNSYHDGYAWSDEILEGLRAGLSTYSAVELQVEYMDLKRYPRAHIAPLLVDLYTRKFEDRKFDVVVVSDNFAFEFWGKYGDRLFPGVPMVFCGVNDVTRVSLEGRHMTGIIENFDVEATLNVALKLNPKKNRLVIIGNASITGRSIMNQVLSVRDRFADRLTFVPCTLSSLKELDALMAKASDNTLFYFIPFYTQLEGRFYSATELLEIVHRSTSAPIYTNWGFLLGHGAVVGLSGMEGQILKKTVWPFMLYGAVVGIVAMLMSFVFFPGLY
- a CDS encoding FAD-binding oxidoreductase is translated as MFSNALIKEFKAIVGKQNVLQKEADRQAYAYDAAVLDPVVPAMAVCPTTSEELGKVVRLCNENGIPLTPRGSGTNLSGGTIPEKKGIVLLTNALNKIIEINAQDLYAVIQPGVVTAQFAAEVARHGLFYPPDPGSMAVSTLGGNVAENAGGLRGLKYGVTKDYVMGVDFFDVTGELVKSGSRTVKCVTGLNLSALQVASEGILGVFNEIVLKLVPPPAANKAMMAVFDDIDKASETVAAIIAAHIVPCTLEILDNSTIKYVEDYTRAGMPVTAQAILLIEVDGHPAQVAEEAEKVVSICKTAGAVDVQAARDEAERNKLWEARRAALPALARARPTTVLEDATVPRSQIPAMIRAINEIAKKHRLEVGTFGHAGDGNLHPTILCDKRDTREFERVEQAVDEIFDVALSLKGTLSGEHGIGLAKAKWLEKETSAATIAYARALKTAVDPKGILNPGKIIGG